AATCTTGCTTTAGCTAATATGACGGAGGTGTGTTTGATTTATGCTGATTTGAGTAATGCAGACCTTAGTGGTGCAAATTTAGTGGGGGCAGATCTAACCAATGCAGATCTATCGGGGGCAAAACTAGGGGGGGCAGACTTACGAAAAGCGAACTTGTCTGAAGCTAGTCTTCGGGGAGCAGATTTGCGCGGTGTGAACTTGATCGAAGCCAACCTAACAAATACAGATTTTAGCGAGGCAGACTTAACGGGGGCTTACATAAGTGATGGCGCAGTGATTAATGTTGTCAATCTCTCCTAAGAAATCATTCATACCTTGTAGCTAGGGTAAAAAAGCTTAAGAATTAAATATTCTTAAGTATGTGTTTTTTTATTATCCAAGAGGATAAAACCATGAAACCGATGATTTGGCACCCAGAAGATAAAGATGAAAAGGTCAACAAGTATCTAGACCGCATCAACCATGAACCTTGGTTGGGATTTGTTGCTTTTTCCTTAGCATTTTTCATGGCCTTTATTTTAATAATGTTTATGGGGATTTTCTAGGAAAATGTTTGAAAAGTTCTAGGTAAGTTTCCGAAGCACGGGATTAACCATAGCCCCATGGATCTTTGTCTCACTGGTGTTAGGTAGATCGTTCGTTGACGACTTCTTAAAGCGCAACTTAAACGTTGCAAACCTTTTTAAAGGGTCACCGGGGTAACTAATTGAGCAGCCCAGATTGCTCAACCGTTTGCCAGGCGGGCCAAATTTTTCCCTGCATAAAGAGGGCGATCGCCTGGAGGCCATTAATTTCAGGGTTATCGGGAGCCAGGGCCAAGGCGGGTTTGAGGGCCTGTTCCCCCTGGTATCCTTGCCAGTCGTAAAGATGAACAAAGGCTAAATAAGCGTGGGCGTAGGGATTTTCGGGATCTAGTTTGACCAAAGATTGCAAAGCGGCGATCGCCTGGGGAGGATTTTCCTGCAATACCCGGGCCAAAACTTGGGCATAGGTTAAACGGAGAGCATCAACGGGATTTTGGCTGAGGCGATAGGTCCAACTAGCATCCCCCTGCCGCAGATAGTCGTGGCGAGGATCGTATAAATTAATCCGGTCAACCTGGGCAAAAACTGGATCTAGCCCAGCAATGCCCTGCTGCAAATTTTGCGCTAAATGGTACAGTTGGCTGACAAAATCCAATGGTGGAGCAGGCAAAGCTGGAGCATCGGCAGCTAAGGTTAGGGTAATGTCTGGTAAAGGTAAGGGTTGGGCCGTCATAGTGCTGGGATCTAGCCATTGCCCTTTTAAACGGTAATCCCCCGGAGGTAGATCCGCCTGGGGCGCCATGGCTGTCCTTTCAATTACTTCAACGGCTTGCCCATTGTCGGTAGGAAGCAATTCACCCAAACCAATGGCATGGTCATGGAGCCAAACTTGCTTAGGATCAGCAACATTTTCCCAAGTGAGCAAAACAATCCCTTCACTAAGGCGATCGCCATTGCCCTGCCAATGGTAGGTGATGGGTACGGGTTGACCGGGGGGGGCGCTGGTGGGTAAATCAACTTTGGTCAGTTGCGGCAATTCAGTATTAATTTGACTGGGTTTGACCTCCACCCTGGGTTGGCGACGGTGCCAGAGGTTCAACTCACTGCCATCGGGCAAAGGCCAGGTTTGCACAGCGGTAAAATTACCATTCTGGGCAATGGTTTCTCCCAATTCCACTTGTACTGGGTCAGCTAAATAGTTATCTCCAGTTTTTGTCAAGAACCAGTCAAAATTTTGCTGATCCTGTTGAATAATTTCCCCGTTACGACTCAATTCCCGACCGTAAGCCCGAAAATCCGCCGCCGCCCCATAATAATTCACCGTATTGGGATTAATAGCTGGGGTGTTGGGAATCACACCCAAATTAATTCTTTGCTCCGGGGTGGTTTCCATGGCAGCGGTAATGACTTCCGTGTTGGGGGCAGGCAAAACGAAATCGGGACGAAATAACACCGATGGGTTGAGGGCTTGGACAATGCCGTTGCTACCAGGAATGGGAAATAGGTTGCCGAGGGTAATCAAAATGGTGATCGCCAACGTACCCCAACGCACCCACAACCAACGACCACACCAACGGGTCAGACCGAAGGCAAGAAAAATAGCCACAATGGGCAAATAGGGCAAAATGTAGCGGTCATCCTTATTTTGAATGGCGGAGCAGATTAGATAAGTGCCACCGTAGTAATATCCCAGCCACAGCAACCCCGGTTTCGCTTCCCGCCAACTAGGTATCTGCAATGAAGCAGGAAAACGGTTCAGCAAAGACAAAATCACCCCCACCAAGGGCGGTATTAACCAGACCCAGGACAGGGCATTGGGTAAATCCTGCCAGTAGTAAGTCCAGGCGGCTAGGGTATTGACGGGAGGGTCCCCCTCCAAAGTGGCGGGGATGGCATTGGAATTTTGGGCGGTGCTGAATAGATAAATCCAGTTGGTGCGATACCAGGGATACCAAAGGGGAATGCTTGCCAGTAAACCCACTAGCAATTGGGCTAACCGTTGCCATTGCTTTGTCCAAATGCTCCACAGCCCCAAGCCCACCAAGGGAAAAAACAGATAGAAAATAATACTTTGTTTGGAGAGCAATCCCAGTCCCAACCCAACTCCAGCGGCGATCGCCCAGAGCCATTGGGAACGACGACCTTCAGCTTCTTTCCAATAGGTCAGACAGGTAAAGCTCAACAGGGTAAAAGCCAGGAGTGGACTGTCCAACAACACAATCAAACGACTATGGATTAAACGGGGAATCAAAACCATGATGGCCACTGCCCACAGACCAATTTCCCGGCTGAAGAGCTTTTTTCCCAAGCCGTACACAGAGAGAATTAAAATGCCACTCCAGAGCCAATTACTCAGTAAAGCCAGATCACTACCTGGGCCGCCTAGCCCCTGGAAAGGAGCATTGACTATGTAGGTCAAAGGGGGATATTTGGGGGACAACATCCAAAAGCTCCGCCACCATTCCCCGCTCAAAAACTCCGGCGATCGTAGGGCTTGCAAATATTCCAGGCCGTAGGATAAGTGGTTACTCTGGTCCCAAGCTGGCACCGTTTGATCCATCCCTAGCCACAGGCGATCAAGGCCGTTGCTACCAAGCCACACCATGGCCAACAGCAGGGGCACTCCCCAGGATTTAGACAAAATTTGCTTAACCATAGCAGGGGTTAGACGTAAGATGGATACCAACAGCCCATCTTTTATGATTGGGCACCGAGAGTCTTCCTGGCCTGACCCAAACGGTTAGGGTTAGGGGGGCTTACCATTTAGCATTAATCATTTTGGTAATCCTATGAGTGCAAACCTTGCCCAACTCCACCAGGCCCTGGAAAATCGTACCGCCTTAAAGGTAATTAGCGGTTTAAATAACTTCGATAGCGCCAATGTTTTAGCCGTGGCCCGGGCTGCCCAGGCTGGGGGAGCTACTTTTGTGGACATTGCAGCCGATCGCCAATTGATCCAACAGGTGCGCCACGCCATTGATTTGCCCATCTGTGTGTCGGCGGTGGAAGCAGAATTATTAGCCGAAGCGGTGGCCGCCGGAGCTGACTTGGTGGAAATTGGTAACTTTGACAGTTTTTACGCCCAGGGTCGTCGTTTTGAAGGGCCGGAAGTGTTGGCCCTCACCAAAGCCACCCGTCAATTGTTGCCCCATACTTTGCTCTCCGTTACCGTGCCCCACATCCTTGCTCTGGACGAACAGGTACAGTTAGCCGAAGCTTTAGTGGCCGCTGGAGCCGACATCATCCAAACTGAAGGGGGGACCAGTGCCGAACCCCATCACCCTGGAGTTTTGGGTTTGATTGAGAAAGCCGCTCCCACTTTGGCCGCTGCCCACGCTATCAGTCGAGCCGTTAATGTCCCCGTACTATGTGCTTCTGGCCTATCCGATGTCACCGTTCCCATGGCGATCGCTGCTGGAGCCAGTGGAGTAGGGGTTGGTTCCGCCATTAACCAATTGAACGACCAAGTGGCCATGGTGGCCGCTGTCCGTCGCCTGGCCGATGCCTTGGTGGCCCAGCCTGTGCGGGTTGCCTAACTATCGGTTTAAGTTCGACTAAATAGGTTAGACGCCCCCGGTTCCCTCAAACTTGTGAGGAAAATAGATAAAAATCCTCCAATATTTGGGGGATTTGGGGGCAAACCCAAACTTTGCAAGGGGGAGTGTTAAAACCACTATGCCCCTCGACAAATGCAAAATGTATCAAAATTCCTGCTAACTAACTCCAGGAGCGACAACTGATTCAGTTTCAGTTTTGAACAGTGAAGCCATAATATTCTGCGCCATCTGGGCTGGGGTTAAACCAAGGTCAACGGTGGATTGTTCCGGAGTGGCATGGTCCACAAGTATGTCGGGCACCCCTAAACGTTTCAAGGGCACCAACACGTTGTTATCCATCAGGGCCTCCGCCACTGCTGAGCCAAAGCCCCCCATGAGGCAACCTTCTTCCATGGTCACCACTTTGCCGATGCGCTCGGCCAAGGGCAAAATTAATTCCGTATCTAGTGGTTTAACAAAGCGGGCATTAACCACCGTTGCTTCGATGCCGTGTTCGTGGAGTAATTCCGCTGTTTGCAGAGCGGGATAGACCATGGAGCCGTAGCCCAACAGAAGCACATCATCCCCCGACCGGAGAATTTCAGCTTTACCAATTTCCAGCGGTTCCCAACCTTCCTCCATCAGGGGCACCCCGATGCCATTACCCCGGGGATAACGCATGGCGATCGCCCCACCGGTGTAGTTAACCCCAGTAACCAGCATTTGTTGTAACTCTGCTTCATCCTTGGGAGCCATCAGCACCAGATTGGGAATGCAACGGAGATAGGCAATGTCATACATCCCTTGGTGGGTGGGCCCATCCGCCCCCACAATGCCCGCCCGGTCTAGGCAGAAAAATACGGGTAATTTTTGAATACAAACGTCATGGATAATCTGGTCGTAACCCCGTTGCAAAAAGGTGGAATAGATGGCCACCACTGGACGAATGCCCTCGCAGGCCATGCCCGCCGCCAAAGTAACTGCGTGTTGTTCCGCAATGCCCACGTCCACATACTGCTTGGGTAGCTTGGCCTGGAGTTTATCTAGCCCTGTCCCCGTCGCCATAGCAGCCGTGATACCGACAATGTTGGGATTTTCCTTGGCCAGGGTAGTCAACGTATGGGCAAAAACCTTGGAATAGCTGGGGGGTTTCGGCTTACTAGAAGGATAGGCCTTACCGGTGGAAAGGTTGAAAGGACTTTGGGCGTGGTAGCCTACTTGATCCTTTTCGGCTAAGTCATAACCCTTGCCCTTGGTGGTGGAAACATGGACAAACACCGGACCAGGCACTTTTTCCGCTTGTTTAAAGGTATCGATTAATTCCTGTAAACTATGACCGTCAATGGGACCAAAATATTTAAATCCTAGTTCTTCAATCACCGCTCCCACTTTGGGGACAACAAGACGTTTCATTCCCTCCTTGACCCTTTCCATCTCCGGGGTGAGGGAATCCCCCACAAAGGGCAAGTGTTTGATCTGTTCCTCCAGATTGTCCGTCAAAAACTGCATCGGACTGCTGAGGCGGACTTTATTTAAATAACGGGAAATGGCTCCCACGTTGGGGGAAATGGACATCTCATTGTCATTGAGAATCACCATTAGTCTGGTATGGGGCAAATGCCCGGCATGGTTGATTGCCTCCAAGGCCATGCCCCCGGTTAAAGCACCATCGCCAATGATGGAAACTACTTTAAAATCTTCCCCCTTGGCATCTCGAGCTAAAGCCATGCCCAAACCAGCGGAAATACTTGTGGAAGCGTGCCCAGCACCAAAATGGTCAAAACGACTTTCAGAGCGTTTGAGGTAACCAGCCACCCCATCTTTTTGCCGCAGGGTATGGAAATCATGGTAACGTCCCGTCAACATTTTGTGGGGATAGGCTTGGTGTCCCACATCCCAAATCACCCGGTCTTTGTCTAAATCAAGAGTGGAATATAGGGCCACCGTCAGTTCCACCACTCCCAACCCAGGCCCCAGATGACCGCCGCTGGTGGCCACAGTTTGGAGATGTTTTTCTCGGATTTGCCGGGAAACTTCCTCCAGCTCACGGATAGATAAACCCTTTAACTCATTGGGGTGGGTCAGTTCGCTGATGTGCATGGTGGATTGGGACTAACGATGGCTAAATTATGGAACTTTTTTCAGACTTCTCACACTTTAACCCATTGGGTGAAGGGAAGTTAGGTTGGAAAACCCCAGTCACAGTCTGGACAAAACATTCGGTGAACCAATGATGAATCCCCATTGAGAAGGCTGGGGAAAAGGGTAGCGAAGATGTCATAATTTTTAACAAAGATTACTAAAGATTTACCCCCAGTTCTCTGCTGTAGTAGCCATGAGTGAGCGTCCCCCTGAAAAGACCCTGGCGGAGTTGGCATCCCCAAACCATGAATGCCGGGCCTGCGGTTATGTTTACATTCCCAGCCAAGGGGATCAAAAGACTAGTGTTTCCCCCGGCACTCCCTTTGAGGCCCTACCCCTTAATTGGAAATGTCCGGTGTGTGGCGCCCCCCGCAACTACTTCATCAGCACCGGGGAGACCGATGCTCCCTCTGGTTTTGCCGAGAACCTTAACTACGGTTTTGGTTTTAACCGTATGAGTGGTGGTAAAAAGAATTTACTAATTTTCGGTAGTCTTTTCGTCATTTTCCTATTTTTCCTGAGCCTTTACGGCATGGGATAAGGCTTCAATTTTCCCTCTGAGCCCTTGCTGTACTCGTTGATTATTCCTGTTCACAATGCCTGTTAAATTCCCCAGTTTGAAGTTTGAGCAACTAAAGCAACTTGTCCTAGTGGCGGCGATCGCCGTTTTCTGTGTGAGCTGCAGCCATGTGCCGGATTTGGCCTTCAATCCATGGCAAGAAATTGCTTTAGAAACAGATTCTACCTTTGCGGATATTGCCTTCACGGAAGATCCGAACCATGGTTGGCTGGTGGGTACCAAGGAGACTATTTTTGAAACCACCGATGGCGGTGACACCTGGGAGCAGAAGCTGATTGACCTAGGGGAAGAAAAGGCTAGTTTTTCCGCCGTTAGTTTCTCTGGCAACGAGGGATGGATCACAGGTAAACCTTCCATTTTGCTCCACACCACCGATGGGGGCCAAACCTGGGCCCGCATTCCCTTGAGTGAGAAACTGCCCGGTGCTCCCTACAGTATTATTGCCCTGGGACCCCAGACGGCGGAGATGATTACGGATTTGGGCGCTATTTACAAAACCACCAATGGGGGCAAAAACTGGAAAGCTTTGGTGGAGGGGGCCGTAGGAGTAGCCCGCACCATTCAACGATCAACCGATGGCCGTTATGTGGCGGTGTCAGCCCGGGGTAATTTTTATTCCACCTGGGCACCGGGACAAACGGAATGGACTCCCCATAACCGCAATTCTTCCCGACGCTTACAGACCATGGGCTATGGCAAGGACGGTCAACTATGGCTGTTGGCCCGGGGGGGACAACTCCAGTTCAGCACCGATCCCGATGCAGAGGAATGGAGCGATGTGATTGCTCCCCAGGATAAAGGTAGTTGGGGTCTGCTCGATCTGTCTTTCCGTACCCCTGAAGAAGTATGGGTAGCGGGGGCCAGCGGTAACCTCTTGATGAGTCAAGACGGGGGGCAAACCTGGGCCAAGGACACTGGGGTAGAAGATATTCCAGCCAATCTTTATCGGGTGGTGTTCCTCAGTCCGGAAAAAGGATTTGTGTTGGGGCAGGATGGGATTTTGCTCAAATATAACCCCAGCACCGAGGTGGCAATGGTTCCCTAGGCGGCTCACAAAATAGTAGACTAGACTCTACTTGCTTTGCATTTGTCAGTCAATGTTGTTTTGAAAAATTGAAGGAGAACACAAAATGTCAGGGACTACCGGCGAGCGTCCATTTTCCGATATTGTCACCAGCATTCGCTACTGGGTGATCCACAGCATCACCATCCCGATGTTGTTTATTGCTGGTTGGTTGTTTGTCAGCACGGGCTTAGCCTACGATGCTTTTGGCACTCCCCGCCCCGATGAATATTTCACCCAGACCCGTCAAGAGTTGCCCATTCTCCAGGAACGCTACGACATTAATCAGGAAATTCAAGAGTTTAATCAATAAAACATTTAATTGTTCTTTTTTAGTTGGTAATTAACAATGGCAACCCAAAATCCTAATCAACCGGTTACTTATCCCATTTTTACGGTGCGCTGGCTGGCGGTTCACACCCTGGCGGTGCCCTCTGTCTTCTTTGTCGGGGCGATCGCCGCGATGCAATTTATTCAACGCTAGGAGTTTTTCATGGACAGAAATTCAAACCCAAACCGCCAACCGGTGGAATTGAACCGCACTTCTTTATACCTGGGTCTATTGTTGGTGGCTGTGTTGGGGATTTTGTTCTCCAGCTATTTCTTTAACTAAACTTTTTTAATACGCAATTTAGGAGGCATGGTATGTTCGCAGAAGGCAGAATCCCTTTGTGGGTGGTGGGTGTAGTGGCCGGTATTGGCGCCATTGGTGTTCTAGGGTTATTTTTCTACGGAGCCTATGCTGGTTTAGGTTCTTCCATGTAATCGAGGGCTAGCCGCCACACAATATCATGGTTTTAAGGTGGGCTTGGCCCACTTTTTTTATGGCAATTTTTCCTCCCAAAATAGATGACAATGGCAATGCAACCCCAAACTTTGGTGATTAAAATTGGTACTTCTAGCCTAGCTCGTCCGGAAACGGGTCAGTTGGCCCTCTCCACCATTGCCGCTTTGGTGGAAACTGTATGCAAGTTGATCGGCCAAGGCCATCGGGTGGTGCTAGTCTCCTCTGGAGCCATAGGAGTAGGTTGTAGTCGTTTGGGCCTGACAGAAAGGCCAAAAAAAATGGCCTTAAAGCAGGCGATCGCCGCTGTGGGCCAGGGCAGATTAATGCGGACCTATGACGACCTTTTTAGTAGCCTCCGGCAACCCATTGCCCAAATTTTGCTCACCAGACGGGAATTAATTGAGCGTACCGCCTATGTCAACGCCTACAACACGTTCCAAGCTCTGTTTGAGTTGGGGGTGATTGCCATTGTCAATGAAAACGACACGGTGGCGATCGATGAACTAAAATTTGGCGACAATGATACTTTGTCGGCTTTAGTGGCCAGCTTGGTGGAAGCGGATTGGCTATTTTTGCTCACTGACGTTGACCGCCTTTATTCCAGTGACCCCCGTTTAGATCCCGATGCCTATCCCATTCCCCTAGTCAAAGCCGCGGAATTAGCCCAATTACAAGTCCGCACCGATAGCACTGGTTCCGCCTGGGGCACCGGCGGCATGGCCACCAAAATCACCGCTGCCCGCATTGCTACGGGATCAGGAGTCCGCACCGTCATCACCCATGGCCAAAAACCTGAGCAAATTTTAGCCATCCTCCAGGGAGCTAATTTGGGCACTCAGTTTGAAGCCCAACCCCGCTCCGATAATGCTCGTAAACGTTGGATCGCCTATGGTTTAGTGCCCACCGGGAAAATTTTCATTGACGCTGGGGCGGTCCAGGCCCTCAAAGCTAGGGGCAAATCCCTATTGGCGATCGGGGTGGTTGCCCTAGAAGGGGAATTCAGTGCCACCGATGCCGTCATAATCTGTGATCCCCAGGGTCAAGAATTAGGGCGGGGATTAGTTAATTACAACTGTAACGAGCTAGAAAAAATTAAGGGACTCCATTCCGAGGCGATCGCCGCAGTGTTAGGCTACGTGGGGCCAGATACAGTGATCCATCGAGATAATTTAGTATTACAAGAAAATTAGAAGAGTCTGAAGACAGACAAATGATTTTACGAATTATTTTTGTCCCAACCCGGTATGTTGGCAGAATTAATCCCAGATATTGAAGAAAGTTGGGAGTTCGCCTATCGCTCTTCTATCATTGTAGGAAGGATAAAACAGAGAAGAGAGGGTGAAAGGCAGAGGTGATATATGGTTGCCCCCGTCAAGCAAAAGAAACAGTACAGTTTATCGACAAATATTGTGAAAGCTACAGAGACTTACTTTCCAGAAGTAAGAAGCTTTGAGTACTTTAAATATTTGCATCTAGGATTAATAGCGAATATCAGGAGAAAAACATTTCCAGAAATAGCCAGGGTAGTATAGCAAAATCGCATAGACAAAGTTATTCAAGATTACTGCATAGCCTAGTGCCTCATAGTTATACTAATTAGTTATATTTCTCGCAGGTCCAACTCTCTAGGACGCCCAAATCCTTTCGGTGCTGGTAACTTGGGCTCGATTATCTTCCAATCCTCATCACTCATGTCACTGGCGTATAGCTTGCGCTGAGGATTAACTACGTTCGGCAAATTGCTCATCGACAATACTCAATTTTTATCTTTTCACCATAAAAAACAGATTTTTCCTATCCTCTTTTCTTTATATTTTCTTTAGAAATCACTTCTAAGGAATCATTTATTGTTAAGCGGAACCAAAGATTACGCTGATGCAATGAATGAACAAATGAAAGCGATTATCTCTATGCGAAATAACAGGGTTATAATTCGTCAATCTAGGGAATTCGCTTTTAATCGTGCCCTTCGTCAACCAATAAGAACATGGGCAAGTAGTGGAATTTGTTTATACCCCTATGATCAAGTGCAGAAGTGTTGAACGATAGTTATAAAGAGAAAAAAGCTCTTTAAAATGATAGAATAAAGGGCAGAAATATTAGAATAATTGAAGCGATGATATCAAATTTTGGACATATTGTAAAAACTTATCTATCTAATTTTCCTAAACATGACTACCCAGTATTAGACACATTTAAGTTTGTGAGTATCTGGTTAGGATTAGTGTTAGACCAGAGCCAGACAAGCATGAGGAGTATGTTTAAAAGACTGAACTTACGAGGAGAGACAGTCGATATATCTACATTCTCAAAGGCAAGCAAAAAAAGGGATGTGGGAGTTTTTAGAGAAATAATATTTTCCTTAAAAAAGGAATTGTCGAAAAGGAAGGAAATTAAGCAGAGAGAATTAGAAATATTTCCTCTCGATTCAACCATTGTCAGCATAACTAGGAAGTTGATGTGGAACCTTGGATTTCATCAGGTAAAATTATTCAGTGAGATTAACTTATCAACAGGGATTCCGGGGGGAATAGTAATTCACTTTGGACAAGGTCATGATAATAAATATGGGAATGAAACAATAGAAGAGACTCCAGAAAATGGAGTAGCAGTAATGGATAGAGGATTTTGTGACTTACAGAGAATCAAGAGATTACAAAAGGAGAATAACAAATATCATGTATTAAGAATAAAGAATAATATAAAGCTAGAAAAATTAGCCAATGATAACTATATGGTTGGAACTGGAAAGAATAAAATAGAGAGTAGAGTGGTAATATTCACCCATGATAATTCAGAGTTTAGATTGGTTACAAATTTACCTATAGAAAGTAAAGAAATAGAAGGAGTTAGTGATGAAAAAATAGCAGAAATTTATAAAAAAAGATGGCAAATAGAATTGTTATGGAAATTCTTAAAAATGCACTTAAAGCTGAATAGACTGATTGCCAAAAATGAGAATGCAATTGGGATTCAAATCTATACCTGTATAATTGCTTATTTAATACTAAAATTACTGGTAATCCCAAAAGAAGCAGGTACAACAATGTTAGACAAACTACGTTATTTACAGGCTTTCATGTGTGAAAAAATAAGCTATGTACACTGGCTAAGGGAGTTAGCACTAAGGTGATGAATTTGCTTTGCTGTAGGATTATTCTGTCTATTTTTAGGTCGTACATAAGTGCGATTCAACGATTCTGAGCTTCACCAGATGCAGAAATCTATTAATCTTCTCCAGCAAACAGTCCAACAGGGTTTTGATGATGTTAATCATCGCCTTGATAAAATGTCACAACAATTAGGTTACATTTGCCTAGTTGTTCAGGATAGTCGAGCTAAACAGGAAAAATTAGCCCAAGCCATTGCCCATTTTTATCAGAGCAGTTTAGTCAGAGAGATAGCAGATTTACAATCTGAACTTCAAACAATCAACCGTTTTCCTGAACAATCTCCCATTGGAGCCATTAAAGCCGCAAATCGTAGCCGTTTATTTTTAAGCCATGAAGCACTCAAAATCACCCCAGAGCTAGAAGCAGAATTAATGCTAAATAGTGACATTGCTATTCAAGGTTGGGCCGTTGCTACCATTACCGAAGCTAATTTATTGATGGAAATAGGTCATCACCAGGATGCCAAAGATGTTTTACGGGAAGAAGTTGTTAAATTTAAACAATTATCTGAAAATTGGTCAAAGGCATTATTGGACGATGCTAATGATAGCCTTAATACTTCCTACCGCTTTCTTGGCAAGCCATTTAACGAGTTTATTCTACCTGAAAGAATAGAGCGAATTTGTCAAATTCATCCCAAGGATTTTAACTTAACTCCAGATCAAGTACGACGCATTAAAAGTGAAATTGCTGTTGAATTTGATATGTCCTATGCACCCGAACGCTATAACCAAGCTTGGATTAATAAACAATTGGCGATCGCCGAATATTTAGACACTCTTAGTGAATTATTAGCTAGGCTAGATACCCTGCAAAACTTTGCCCAATTATGCCAAGATCGAGGTGTTAAAAGTAGCAGGGAATTGCTTCCGGGTAATGATGCAGAGCCAGGACTGTATTTGTTACCAGGATAGTGAAGGAATATTATGCCTATTACAGAATTAGCCCCCGTCTCGAAATTTATTTTGCTTGAACCCGTAAGTTGGCTAACTTTTAACCAATTGCTTCAGGATTTGGGTGAAAAGCGAGGAATTCGCCTTGCTTATTGTCAAGGAACTTTAGAAATTATGACTCCCCTCGGAGAACATGAACATAATAATCGCTTTCTAGAGCGGTTAATTTACACCACCGTTGACATCTTGAACTTGGAAATTAAAAGTCTAGGTTCCCTAACCCTAAGAGTTAATCGGCTGGAGAAAGGCATAGAACCAGATTCTTGCTTTTACCTGCAAAATGAGTCTATTGTTCGCCACAAACAGGATATTGATCTTAATGTTGATCCTCCCCCCGATTTAGTCATTGAAATTGATATTACCAGTAGCTCCCTAGACAAATTAGCAATTTATGGTGCTTTAGGAGTGCCCGAAATTTGGCGATATGACGGTCGAACTTTACAGGCTTATTTGTGGAATGGGGCTCAGCAAATCTATGAAACTTCTGAGCAGAGCTTGGCTTTGCATCCCTTGAAAGTTAAGGATTTGACTGTCTTTCTGCGCCAAAGTCTCCAAGACGGAGAAACAGCAACGATTAGGCAATTTCGTCAATGGCTGATCGAACAACTAGGCGAAGGTGAATAAATTAGTACA
The genomic region above belongs to Synechocystis sp. PCC 6803 substr. PCC-P and contains:
- the psbE gene encoding cytochrome b559 subunit alpha; its protein translation is MSGTTGERPFSDIVTSIRYWVIHSITIPMLFIAGWLFVSTGLAYDAFGTPRPDEYFTQTRQELPILQERYDINQEIQEFNQ
- the psbF gene encoding cytochrome b559 subunit beta, with product MATQNPNQPVTYPIFTVRWLAVHTLAVPSVFFVGAIAAMQFIQR
- a CDS encoding photosystem II reaction center protein L; protein product: MDRNSNPNRQPVELNRTSLYLGLLLVAVLGILFSSYFFN
- a CDS encoding photosystem II reaction center protein J — encoded protein: MFAEGRIPLWVVGVVAGIGAIGVLGLFFYGAYAGLGSSM
- the proB gene encoding glutamate 5-kinase; the encoded protein is MTMAMQPQTLVIKIGTSSLARPETGQLALSTIAALVETVCKLIGQGHRVVLVSSGAIGVGCSRLGLTERPKKMALKQAIAAVGQGRLMRTYDDLFSSLRQPIAQILLTRRELIERTAYVNAYNTFQALFELGVIAIVNENDTVAIDELKFGDNDTLSALVASLVEADWLFLLTDVDRLYSSDPRLDPDAYPIPLVKAAELAQLQVRTDSTGSAWGTGGMATKITAARIATGSGVRTVITHGQKPEQILAILQGANLGTQFEAQPRSDNARKRWIAYGLVPTGKIFIDAGAVQALKARGKSLLAIGVVALEGEFSATDAVIICDPQGQELGRGLVNYNCNELEKIKGLHSEAIAAVLGYVGPDTVIHRDNLVLQEN
- a CDS encoding IS4-like element IS4Sa family transposase, with the protein product MISNFGHIVKTYLSNFPKHDYPVLDTFKFVSIWLGLVLDQSQTSMRSMFKRLNLRGETVDISTFSKASKKRDVGVFREIIFSLKKELSKRKEIKQRELEIFPLDSTIVSITRKLMWNLGFHQVKLFSEINLSTGIPGGIVIHFGQGHDNKYGNETIEETPENGVAVMDRGFCDLQRIKRLQKENNKYHVLRIKNNIKLEKLANDNYMVGTGKNKIESRVVIFTHDNSEFRLVTNLPIESKEIEGVSDEKIAEIYKKRWQIELLWKFLKMHLKLNRLIAKNENAIGIQIYTCIIAYLILKLLVIPKEAGTTMLDKLRYLQAFMCEKISYVHWLRELALR
- a CDS encoding Uma2 family endonuclease — encoded protein: MPITELAPVSKFILLEPVSWLTFNQLLQDLGEKRGIRLAYCQGTLEIMTPLGEHEHNNRFLERLIYTTVDILNLEIKSLGSLTLRVNRLEKGIEPDSCFYLQNESIVRHKQDIDLNVDPPPDLVIEIDITSSSLDKLAIYGALGVPEIWRYDGRTLQAYLWNGAQQIYETSEQSLALHPLKVKDLTVFLRQSLQDGETATIRQFRQWLIEQLGEGE